The genomic DNA TACATGCCATGTACATAGATGACCCGGAGAAAGTAAGGCGGACCGTCAAGGAAGGGTACGAACGGCGGGTGCGGGAGGTGTTCCGGTGACTCTTGATCAGTTCATCATCAACTTCATCCTCCCTGTTCTCGCGCTGGGGATCATCCTCGCCTTCGCCCGGCTGGCCCGGGGGCCCGACCTTCCCGACCGCGTCATCTCCCTCGATCTCATGGCGAGCCTCATCATCTGCCTCGCCGCCGCATATTCGATAGCCGCGGACGAGCCCGCTTTCCTGGACGCGGCCATAGTCCTCTCGCTTGTCGTGTTCGTCGGCACCGTGGCATTCGCCTATTACCTCAGGAGGAGACGCAATGCGGATACTGACCGTTGAAATGCTCCTGGTTGCCGGAAGCTTCTTCGCTTTCGTGGCTGCGCTGGGACTGCTCCGCTTCCCCGACCTCTTCATGCGGCTCTCGGCGACGGCAAAAGCGGGTACGGTCGGAACGGGTTTCATTCTCGGAGCTGCCGCTGTTCATTTCGACGATCCTGCCGTCACCGGGAAAATTGCGGCAATTATCGCTTTCACCG from Geobacter sp. DSM 9736 includes the following:
- a CDS encoding cation:proton antiporter; this encodes MTLDQFIINFILPVLALGIILAFARLARGPDLPDRVISLDLMASLIICLAAAYSIAADEPAFLDAAIVLSLVVFVGTVAFAYYLRRRRNADTDR
- the mnhG gene encoding monovalent cation/H(+) antiporter subunit G, encoding MRILTVEMLLVAGSFFAFVAALGLLRFPDLFMRLSATAKAGTVGTGFILGAAAVHFDDPAVTGKIAAIIAFTVLTAPVAAHMIGRAAYYSKIPLWEGTICDELGEGAKKSADKRGETSGEGE